One region of Candidatus Peribacteraceae bacterium genomic DNA includes:
- a CDS encoding DUF4215 domain-containing protein yields MFRPRAALALGILLAMGLPGAWKAVFRPAVPHASAAVCLAEGREGSTRSWQQLSCCEGLRALKKSARVQNGWGCKVAEADEEKIVCTKCGDGVCGRGETSCNCSKDCRIPWKCGNGRPDGNEACDDKNRKVGDGCSERCTVEEGWSCRGSPSECAARCGDGVVTANEQCDDSNRKSRDGCSSQCVVETGWSCEGGPSRCTAAGALPATGMVLCLGREDGAVVVLDEGCAACSCYGGGVRSCTRLPCTQQFAF; encoded by the coding sequence ATGTTCCGACCACGCGCAGCGCTGGCTCTGGGCATCCTCCTCGCCATGGGTCTCCCGGGCGCATGGAAGGCCGTGTTCCGGCCTGCAGTGCCGCACGCTTCCGCGGCCGTGTGCCTTGCGGAAGGGCGCGAAGGCAGCACGCGCTCTTGGCAGCAGCTTTCCTGTTGCGAGGGGTTGCGGGCGCTCAAGAAATCCGCGCGCGTGCAGAACGGCTGGGGGTGCAAGGTGGCGGAAGCGGACGAGGAGAAGATCGTGTGCACCAAGTGCGGCGACGGCGTGTGCGGCAGGGGCGAGACTTCCTGCAACTGCAGCAAGGACTGCCGCATCCCATGGAAATGCGGCAACGGGAGGCCGGACGGGAACGAAGCGTGTGACGACAAGAACCGCAAGGTGGGGGACGGCTGCTCGGAACGGTGCACGGTCGAGGAGGGTTGGTCGTGCCGCGGGTCGCCGAGCGAGTGCGCCGCCCGCTGCGGTGATGGCGTGGTGACCGCGAACGAACAGTGCGACGACAGCAACCGCAAGAGCCGGGACGGATGCTCCTCGCAGTGCGTTGTGGAGACCGGATGGTCGTGCGAGGGAGGGCCTTCCCGCTGTACCGCAGCAGGCGCTCTACCCGCGACCGGCATGGTGCTCTGCCTGGGGAGGGAGGACGGTGCGGTGGTGGTGCTCGACGAAGGCTGCGCGGCGTGCTCCTGCTATGGCGGCGGCGTCCGCTCTTGCACGCGGCTGCCCTGCACGCAGCAATTCGCCTTCTGA
- a CDS encoding histidine phosphatase family protein, producing MPVHITYFVHGTTTDNERGVATGWNPGVLSERGIRQAKELGTLVRHKRFDAVFCSDLQRAVDTVSLAFGERYPIIPDMRLREVNYGLYTNQRSDSFKGTLSSFVETPFPQGESYRDVERRMADFLRFLQQEYNGKQVAIVAHQAPQLALDALVKGKTWQQAIAEDWRHTKAWQPGWEYTL from the coding sequence ATGCCTGTCCACATCACGTACTTCGTGCACGGAACTACCACCGACAATGAACGGGGTGTGGCTACCGGTTGGAATCCAGGCGTTCTCTCCGAACGTGGCATACGGCAAGCCAAGGAACTCGGTACACTTGTCCGCCACAAACGCTTCGACGCTGTCTTCTGTTCCGATCTCCAAAGAGCGGTAGATACGGTGAGCCTCGCATTCGGAGAAAGATATCCCATTATTCCAGATATGCGCCTGCGAGAAGTGAACTACGGTCTCTATACCAATCAACGCTCAGATTCCTTCAAGGGAACGTTGTCTTCCTTTGTGGAAACGCCCTTCCCGCAGGGCGAAAGCTACCGGGATGTGGAGAGGAGAATGGCAGACTTTCTCCGTTTCCTCCAACAGGAATACAACGGGAAACAAGTGGCCATCGTCGCCCATCAGGCTCCCCAGCTTGCTCTTGATGCGCTGGTGAAGGGAAAGACCTGGCAGCAAGCGATCGCTGAGGATTGGCGGCATACCAAGGCATGGCAACCCGGATGGGAATACACCTTATAG
- the gyrB gene encoding DNA topoisomerase (ATP-hydrolyzing) subunit B: MAKNQYTAEQIIVLEGLEPVRKRPGMYIGSTDQRGLHHLVYEIVDNSIDEAMGGHATQINVTLNDDGSVAVEDNGRGIPVDIHPVTKRPALEVVLTTLHAGGKFGGDESGYKVSGGLHGVGSSVVNALSVKLRAEVFLDGYTYMQEYKRGKPTMDVKKGAKTAKHGTLITFWPDKEIFDITEWNLDIILTRLRQQAYLTRGITISVLDARKKRPAEDEQYPRLYRFHFEGGISAYVKHLNDSKDVIGEPIWFEKDTPDGFVEVALQYSQSFQEHVVSFANNIHTVEGGHHLTGFKAALTRTINAYARSFQILKEKDENLSADDVREGLTGVISVRLREPQFEGQTKGKLGNAEMKTAVETVVNEKLSQYLEEHPSEAKDIIAKCLLAARARMAARAARDSVIRKGALDGMTLPGKLADCSNKDPSQCELYIVEGDSAGGSAKQGRNREFQAILPLRGKILNVEQARLDKMLANNEIKALIIALGIGVGEVKEMSKLRYHRVVIMTDADVDGAHIRTLLLTLFFRYFPELLEGGYLYIAQPPLYKMQKEKEVLYAYTDKEKAAILKGWGINEQEVQESEEKAEATEETEEAEEGTKEKKGKTEVKRKPRVNIQRYKGLGEMNPEQLWETTMDPDRRMMLQVTMDDAEKADATFTTLMGSEVAPRRKFIQTHAKGVKNLDI; encoded by the coding sequence ATGGCTAAGAATCAGTACACAGCTGAGCAAATAATCGTGCTCGAAGGTTTGGAACCCGTGCGGAAGCGTCCGGGGATGTACATCGGTTCCACGGACCAGCGCGGCCTCCACCATTTGGTCTATGAGATCGTGGACAACTCCATTGATGAAGCCATGGGGGGGCATGCCACGCAGATCAACGTGACCCTCAACGACGATGGTTCCGTGGCGGTGGAAGACAACGGCCGCGGCATCCCCGTGGACATCCATCCCGTCACCAAGCGCCCCGCGCTGGAAGTGGTGCTCACCACGCTGCACGCCGGAGGGAAGTTCGGAGGGGACGAAAGCGGATACAAGGTCTCCGGCGGGCTCCACGGCGTGGGGTCCTCCGTCGTCAACGCGCTGAGCGTCAAACTGCGGGCGGAGGTATTCCTCGACGGGTACACGTACATGCAGGAGTACAAGCGCGGCAAGCCGACGATGGATGTGAAGAAAGGCGCCAAGACCGCCAAGCACGGCACGCTCATTACGTTCTGGCCGGACAAGGAGATCTTCGATATCACGGAATGGAACCTGGACATCATCCTCACGCGCCTGCGCCAGCAGGCGTACCTCACGCGCGGGATCACCATCTCGGTGCTCGACGCGCGCAAGAAGCGGCCCGCGGAGGACGAGCAGTATCCGCGACTCTACCGCTTCCACTTCGAGGGCGGGATTTCGGCCTACGTGAAACACTTGAACGATTCCAAGGACGTCATCGGCGAGCCCATCTGGTTCGAGAAGGACACACCCGACGGGTTCGTGGAAGTGGCGCTGCAGTACTCGCAATCCTTTCAGGAGCACGTGGTGAGCTTCGCCAACAACATCCACACCGTGGAAGGCGGGCATCACCTAACGGGCTTCAAGGCGGCGCTCACGCGCACCATCAACGCCTACGCGCGCAGCTTCCAGATCCTCAAGGAGAAGGACGAGAACCTCTCGGCGGACGACGTGCGCGAGGGGCTCACGGGCGTCATCAGCGTGCGCCTGCGGGAGCCGCAGTTTGAAGGGCAGACCAAGGGCAAGCTGGGGAACGCGGAAATGAAGACGGCGGTGGAGACGGTGGTGAACGAGAAGCTCAGCCAGTACCTGGAGGAACATCCCTCCGAGGCCAAGGACATCATCGCCAAGTGCCTGCTGGCCGCCCGCGCCCGCATGGCCGCCCGCGCCGCCAGGGACAGCGTGATCCGCAAGGGCGCCCTGGACGGCATGACGCTCCCCGGGAAGCTGGCGGACTGCTCCAATAAGGACCCCAGCCAGTGCGAGCTGTACATCGTGGAGGGTGATTCCGCCGGCGGCTCCGCCAAGCAAGGCCGCAACCGCGAGTTCCAGGCCATCCTTCCGCTCCGCGGCAAGATCCTCAACGTGGAGCAGGCGCGCCTGGACAAGATGCTCGCCAATAACGAGATCAAGGCGCTCATCATCGCGCTGGGCATCGGCGTGGGCGAGGTGAAGGAAATGTCCAAGCTCCGCTACCACCGCGTGGTGATCATGACCGACGCCGACGTGGACGGCGCGCACATTCGGACGCTGCTCCTCACGCTCTTCTTCCGCTACTTCCCGGAACTCCTGGAAGGCGGGTACCTGTACATCGCCCAGCCGCCCCTCTACAAGATGCAGAAGGAAAAGGAGGTGCTCTACGCGTACACGGACAAGGAGAAGGCCGCCATCCTCAAGGGGTGGGGCATCAACGAACAAGAGGTGCAGGAATCGGAGGAGAAGGCGGAAGCGACGGAGGAAACGGAAGAAGCGGAGGAGGGTACGAAAGAGAAGAAAGGGAAGACGGAGGTGAAGCGTAAGCCCCGCGTGAATATCCAGCGTTACAAAGGTCTGGGGGAGATGAACCCCGAGCAGTTGTGGGAGACCACCATGGACCCTGACCGCCGCATGATGCTCCAGGTGACGATGGATGATGCAGAGAAGGCCGATGCCACATTCACGACGCTCATGGGGTCGGAAGTCGCCCCCCGCCGCAAGTTCATCCAGACGCACGCCAAGGGTGTGAAGAATCTTGATATCTGA
- a CDS encoding PKD domain-containing protein has product MVMHCVPLRAPAYRTAFLTAVLGTLLCTFVSAVGAQESVPVPPQEEHVSLLAGDVLEILGTNDAADAQFTWILEKDGTFIQAVHLPLFRTRLTDAGTYRLDATAASADGTPVAQRILLIDVRDRPSGEGAPSSAAAEGPPVSTSPPLLSGSVSLPANRQFLQLIPPQHDIARLILDIDVAVDRDGNGNARDDDDASETFFRSARVPLFLWLSSPRAERELHISALRNDTTTVEQAIRIVRSAEDVPVSPDVPRDSAIVVTTASGGTLQFSLPQVRDLSIPVLYFWSFGDGTESLLASPTHTYAQSGTYDVHVRLVDLRSGQNLFETTRSLPVSAFVPTENPSSQASSASSVPEVSPPAMQGNSMFSLLLRIALIFLGAVVVGGTGVWAVGKLLQREGGGLQKRLENMETKLTKPEQPPHVIDVAPPMAIRRPDIAEKVPEPPAQKAEPSPLPPAPVLEIMKKTPTPVVEPKAPAPAPPPPPAPPPPSIDVDNAPAWLKKGIEKQAAASAPVAAPPPTPEVKEPPPFSPAAAPAQPSPSPPVTPIPAVSPPQKTAPAAPPPTLPTLQKPVPPVAPPPPVSTPAFLPVPPPAAPSPVSAPVTPSLPLTPAPAAPSRELTLEEKDRLEREREKKRSKRKRYRDNLKKRKQPGDQGSSSSVPQIGTTVDRAVSGQPSPTQAPATPQVPPAPHSPPQTKETPPPSPAQPLPPPPDVPPPSIPPPPPAPAAQPTPKEEQPAAGDDKVIFMVEAEGLKPDSQKPDDPHSAA; this is encoded by the coding sequence ATGGTGATGCACTGCGTCCCTCTCCGCGCCCCCGCATACCGAACGGCCTTCCTCACGGCCGTCTTGGGCACACTGCTTTGCACGTTCGTGTCGGCGGTAGGTGCGCAAGAATCCGTTCCGGTGCCGCCGCAAGAGGAACACGTGAGCCTCCTCGCGGGAGACGTCCTGGAAATACTCGGCACGAACGACGCGGCGGACGCGCAATTCACTTGGATCCTGGAGAAGGACGGCACGTTCATCCAGGCGGTGCATCTCCCGCTCTTCCGCACCCGCCTGACGGATGCCGGGACATACAGGCTGGATGCCACAGCCGCCTCCGCGGACGGCACACCCGTCGCCCAGCGCATCCTGCTCATCGATGTCCGCGACCGTCCTTCAGGGGAAGGCGCTCCGTCTTCCGCCGCCGCGGAAGGTCCGCCGGTGAGCACCTCCCCTCCTCTCCTCTCGGGGTCCGTAAGCCTGCCCGCCAACCGCCAATTCCTGCAACTGATCCCTCCTCAGCACGACATCGCGCGCCTCATCCTGGATATCGATGTGGCGGTGGACCGTGATGGGAACGGGAATGCGCGTGACGATGACGATGCGTCGGAAACGTTCTTCCGCAGCGCCCGCGTACCGCTGTTCCTCTGGCTCTCTTCGCCGCGTGCGGAACGTGAATTGCACATCAGTGCGTTGCGTAATGACACCACCACCGTCGAACAGGCCATCCGCATCGTTCGGAGCGCGGAGGACGTTCCCGTTTCCCCCGATGTCCCGCGGGACAGCGCCATTGTGGTCACCACCGCGAGCGGCGGCACGCTGCAGTTCTCCCTGCCGCAAGTGCGGGACCTCTCCATCCCCGTGCTGTACTTCTGGTCATTCGGTGACGGAACGGAAAGTCTGTTGGCATCACCCACGCACACCTACGCACAGAGCGGCACCTATGACGTGCACGTGCGTCTCGTGGACCTCCGCAGCGGACAGAATCTCTTCGAAACCACCCGCTCCCTCCCGGTTTCCGCGTTCGTCCCGACGGAGAACCCTTCGTCACAAGCGTCCTCCGCTTCCTCCGTTCCCGAGGTGTCGCCTCCCGCGATGCAGGGCAATTCCATGTTCTCCCTCCTCCTCCGCATCGCATTGATCTTCCTGGGCGCGGTCGTGGTGGGAGGGACGGGCGTGTGGGCGGTGGGCAAGCTGCTGCAACGGGAAGGCGGCGGCTTGCAGAAGAGGCTTGAAAACATGGAAACGAAGCTCACCAAGCCGGAGCAGCCCCCGCATGTGATTGATGTGGCGCCCCCCATGGCGATCCGGCGTCCGGACATTGCGGAAAAAGTGCCGGAGCCTCCGGCGCAGAAGGCAGAACCTTCCCCTCTTCCGCCCGCACCCGTGTTGGAGATCATGAAGAAAACCCCGACTCCCGTTGTGGAACCGAAAGCGCCCGCTCCCGCTCCCCCGCCACCGCCCGCACCGCCCCCTCCATCCATTGATGTAGACAATGCACCGGCGTGGCTCAAGAAAGGAATTGAGAAGCAAGCCGCGGCATCCGCACCGGTAGCCGCTCCCCCTCCCACGCCAGAAGTGAAGGAACCTCCGCCGTTTTCGCCAGCAGCAGCTCCGGCACAACCGTCCCCGTCCCCTCCGGTGACGCCGATCCCCGCCGTCTCGCCTCCGCAGAAGACTGCCCCCGCGGCACCTCCACCTACGCTTCCAACACTTCAGAAGCCCGTCCCTCCGGTTGCACCGCCGCCGCCGGTGAGCACACCCGCATTTCTTCCGGTTCCGCCGCCTGCCGCACCATCACCGGTATCGGCTCCCGTAACACCTTCGCTTCCTCTAACTCCCGCGCCAGCCGCACCTTCACGCGAGCTCACGCTTGAGGAAAAGGACAGGCTGGAGCGTGAACGGGAGAAGAAGAGATCCAAGAGGAAGAGGTACAGGGATAACCTGAAAAAGAGGAAGCAACCCGGCGATCAGGGATCATCCTCCTCCGTCCCGCAAATCGGGACCACGGTGGACAGGGCGGTCAGCGGTCAGCCATCGCCGACGCAGGCTCCGGCAACACCGCAGGTTCCTCCCGCCCCGCACTCTCCTCCGCAGACGAAGGAGACCCCTCCACCGTCGCCCGCGCAACCCCTTCCTCCGCCGCCAGATGTCCCTCCTCCTTCCATCCCCCCGCCCCCACCGGCTCCGGCGGCTCAACCGACACCAAAGGAGGAACAACCCGCGGCAGGTGACGACAAGGTGATCTTCATGGTGGAAGCGGAAGGGCTGAAACCCGATTCGCAGAAGCCAGACGACCCGCATTCTGCGGCTTGA
- a CDS encoding peptidoglycan-binding protein, translating into MHIKNRIIALALVAAILPLPAISAGEQPYRQDFLITAYYSPKPGQCCYVRGSYEADIELNGRGTNGASGVPVHPGMVAAPKAYPFGTRIDLPGLGVVTVEDRGGAITTLEDGTHRLDIWAGEGEEGLARALAFGLQRISGTVYPKGSRQPAESLALSAFTADWAELSPLLEGRERLMHVAVKQGDRSASVQLLQELLQANGFFGREPTGFFGPETQKSLAAFLKAFSLEEPSDALSPRTAAFLLAAENISKEQPIPKVQAGSPPARIADVQRLLRHLGYYRGRTHGKYDGNLRRAIVAYQRDQGVIASAGERGAGTVGPKTHDALARSLWKKKVARCAKEMVLLARIDDLVLEQNRLPTVFLGKGDKGEQVRLLQKLLAERGLLPAHRATGFYGDETEKAVIAFQLQAGVIKDEKDKGAGRVGPGTRMKLLTEIRSEMYRLVRSGGWEVL; encoded by the coding sequence ATGCACATCAAGAACCGCATCATCGCCCTGGCCCTGGTTGCGGCAATACTCCCTCTTCCCGCCATCAGCGCGGGGGAGCAACCGTACCGCCAGGACTTCCTCATCACCGCGTACTACTCCCCCAAACCGGGGCAGTGTTGCTACGTGCGGGGATCGTACGAAGCGGACATCGAGCTCAACGGGCGGGGCACCAACGGAGCGAGCGGCGTTCCCGTGCATCCCGGCATGGTCGCTGCGCCCAAGGCGTATCCCTTCGGCACCCGCATCGATTTGCCGGGTTTGGGTGTGGTGACGGTGGAGGACCGCGGCGGCGCCATCACCACGCTGGAAGACGGCACGCACCGCTTGGACATTTGGGCGGGGGAAGGGGAGGAGGGCTTGGCGCGCGCATTGGCGTTCGGCTTGCAGCGCATCTCCGGCACGGTGTATCCCAAGGGGAGCAGGCAGCCTGCGGAGTCCCTTGCGCTCTCCGCGTTCACGGCGGACTGGGCGGAACTCTCACCGCTCCTGGAGGGGCGCGAGCGCCTGATGCACGTGGCGGTGAAACAGGGTGATCGGAGCGCATCCGTGCAGCTTCTGCAGGAACTGTTGCAGGCGAATGGATTCTTCGGACGTGAACCGACCGGATTCTTCGGCCCGGAGACGCAGAAGAGCCTGGCGGCATTCCTCAAGGCATTCAGCTTGGAGGAGCCCTCGGATGCCCTCTCCCCGCGCACGGCGGCTTTTCTCCTCGCCGCGGAGAACATTTCTAAGGAACAGCCGATCCCCAAGGTGCAGGCGGGGAGCCCGCCCGCGCGCATTGCGGACGTGCAGCGCCTCCTCCGCCACCTGGGGTACTACAGGGGACGCACGCACGGCAAGTACGACGGCAACCTGCGGCGGGCGATCGTCGCCTACCAGCGCGACCAGGGCGTGATCGCATCGGCGGGGGAACGGGGCGCGGGGACGGTGGGGCCAAAGACGCATGACGCGCTCGCGCGGAGCCTGTGGAAGAAAAAGGTCGCGCGCTGCGCAAAAGAAATGGTCCTTCTGGCGCGCATCGATGACCTGGTCCTTGAGCAGAACAGGTTGCCCACGGTTTTCCTCGGCAAAGGCGACAAGGGGGAACAGGTGCGCCTCCTCCAAAAGCTTCTTGCCGAGAGGGGATTGCTGCCCGCGCACCGCGCAACGGGATTCTACGGTGACGAGACGGAGAAGGCCGTGATCGCCTTCCAACTCCAAGCGGGAGTGATCAAGGATGAAAAGGACAAGGGTGCGGGGAGAGTGGGTCCCGGGACGAGGATGAAACTGCTCACGGAGATACGTTCGGAGATGTATCGATTAGTAAGGAGTGGGGGATGGGAGGTGCTTTGA
- the rpsU gene encoding 30S ribosomal protein S21 encodes MAIFAIKHGDESGDRLQQRFKKQVQKSGLLKKMRERSHYKKPLTRRLQRIRALKREQFRSENKKKQFYSNM; translated from the coding sequence ATGGCAATTTTCGCAATCAAGCACGGCGACGAATCGGGTGACCGGCTCCAGCAGCGGTTCAAGAAGCAGGTGCAGAAGTCCGGCCTGCTCAAGAAGATGCGCGAGCGCTCCCACTACAAAAAGCCCCTCACGCGCCGCCTCCAGCGCATCCGCGCCCTTAAGCGCGAGCAGTTCCGCTCGGAGAACAAGAAGAAGCAATTCTACAGCAACATGTGA
- a CDS encoding Xaa-Pro peptidase family protein gives MRPKGPKTLLRRAGTPLYLVTDPLNIRYLSGVGMSAGALLVTPERYLLFTDARYGERAGREARKGIAIRAIDDLQRYLRKGVVCGFESERVTVGGRARWAARHRGVRFVPRPNVVEHFRRQKEEDEVRALRRAHRLTRELLRRIPRVLRPGVTELQVARQLAVWSLEAGAEGLSFDPIVAFGAHTSSPHHAPTSRALRRGDIVQIDVGAKVEGYCADMSEVFFTAAPTDDQRRVHGVLRSVQKKAMREAAAGVSTHVLDRLVRDRLRTHGLEEAFTHALGHGVGLEIHEGVTLSHKRPEETLLAGEVITVEPGVYFPGRWGMRVEDMVYIS, from the coding sequence ATGCGTCCCAAGGGTCCAAAAACGCTTCTCCGACGTGCAGGAACCCCCCTGTACCTGGTCACGGATCCCTTGAACATCCGTTACCTGAGCGGGGTGGGGATGAGCGCGGGGGCGTTGCTGGTCACGCCGGAGCGGTATCTCCTCTTCACGGATGCACGGTACGGCGAGCGCGCGGGGCGGGAAGCGCGGAAGGGGATTGCCATTCGGGCGATCGATGACTTGCAACGGTACCTGCGGAAAGGCGTCGTGTGCGGCTTTGAGTCGGAACGCGTAACGGTGGGGGGCCGGGCACGCTGGGCTGCACGGCATCGCGGTGTCCGCTTCGTCCCCCGTCCGAACGTGGTGGAGCACTTCCGCAGGCAGAAGGAAGAGGATGAAGTGCGCGCGTTGCGCCGTGCGCACCGCCTCACGCGGGAGCTTCTCCGCCGCATCCCCCGCGTCCTCCGTCCCGGCGTCACTGAGCTGCAGGTGGCGCGTCAACTGGCGGTCTGGTCGTTGGAGGCGGGTGCGGAAGGCTTGTCGTTCGATCCCATCGTCGCCTTCGGGGCGCACACGAGCTCACCCCACCACGCACCCACGTCGCGGGCGTTGCGGAGAGGGGACATCGTTCAGATCGACGTGGGCGCGAAGGTGGAAGGCTACTGCGCCGATATGAGCGAGGTGTTCTTCACGGCCGCGCCGACGGACGATCAGCGGAGGGTCCATGGCGTCCTCCGGTCAGTCCAGAAGAAGGCCATGCGGGAAGCCGCCGCGGGGGTTTCGACGCACGTTCTGGACCGCCTGGTGCGTGACCGCCTGCGTACGCACGGCCTAGAGGAAGCCTTTACGCACGCACTTGGTCATGGCGTGGGGTTGGAGATCCACGAGGGCGTCACTCTTTCCCACAAGCGCCCGGAAGAGACGCTGCTCGCCGGCGAGGTGATCACCGTGGAGCCGGGGGTGTACTTTCCGGGACGGTGGGGAATGCGTGTGGAGGATATGGTGTATATTTCCTAG
- the hisS gene encoding histidine--tRNA ligase: MAEPLFRTPKGTHDVLPEDHQYMTYIKKAVRHRCRQAGYKRIDTPMYEYRGVFERGIGEHTDIVEKELFLVAGSKKDGSEPSDLALRPEFTAGICRSYVEHGMQQLPQPVELYAIGQCFRYDRPQKGRYRQFHQFDLEIIGLKDPSLDAQLIHVVTNILEDVKILDRLTLQLNNIGTPENRKAYVEGLRDFFTGKEHRLPEEDRGRLATNPLRILDSKNEDTQILLKAAPTLDFYLSEESKQYHATLKEYLDAFGVRYVENPKLVRGLDYYTQTVFEFWDQSTGAQNAVGGGGRYDGLIELLGGKPTPGVGFAGGLERMIWHMKEAGVQVPHKDHVDVFVAQLGPEAKKQCLTLISELRELGVHTIGALGEASLKSQMRLADKFEARYTLLLGKMEVKEGTIILRDMKAGKQKQIKYGQAIPQVTKLLGETNLDTYVLKDQMGDVDED, from the coding sequence ATGGCTGAACCCCTGTTCCGCACACCCAAGGGCACGCACGACGTCCTCCCCGAGGACCACCAGTACATGACCTACATCAAGAAGGCCGTGCGCCACCGCTGCCGCCAGGCGGGGTACAAGCGCATTGATACGCCCATGTACGAGTACCGCGGGGTGTTTGAGCGTGGCATCGGGGAGCACACCGATATCGTGGAGAAGGAGCTCTTCCTCGTTGCGGGCAGCAAGAAGGACGGGAGCGAACCCTCAGACCTCGCCTTGCGTCCGGAATTCACCGCGGGCATCTGCCGCTCCTACGTAGAGCACGGCATGCAACAGCTCCCGCAGCCCGTGGAACTCTACGCCATCGGGCAGTGCTTCCGCTACGACCGTCCGCAGAAAGGACGCTACCGCCAGTTCCATCAGTTCGACTTGGAGATCATCGGGCTCAAGGATCCCAGCTTGGATGCGCAGCTGATCCACGTGGTCACCAACATCCTGGAGGACGTGAAGATCCTGGACCGCCTCACCCTCCAACTCAACAACATCGGCACGCCGGAGAACCGCAAGGCGTATGTGGAAGGCCTCAGGGATTTCTTCACAGGCAAGGAACACCGGCTTCCGGAGGAAGACCGCGGGCGTTTGGCGACAAACCCGCTGCGGATCTTGGACTCCAAGAACGAGGACACGCAGATCCTCCTCAAGGCTGCGCCGACGCTTGATTTCTACTTGAGCGAAGAGAGCAAGCAGTACCACGCGACGCTCAAGGAATACCTGGACGCGTTCGGCGTGCGGTACGTGGAGAACCCCAAGCTCGTGCGCGGGTTGGATTACTACACCCAGACGGTCTTCGAATTCTGGGACCAATCCACCGGCGCACAGAACGCCGTGGGCGGCGGAGGGCGTTACGACGGCCTCATTGAGCTCTTGGGGGGAAAGCCCACTCCCGGCGTGGGGTTCGCGGGCGGCTTGGAACGCATGATCTGGCATATGAAGGAAGCCGGCGTGCAGGTGCCGCACAAGGACCACGTGGACGTGTTCGTGGCACAGCTGGGGCCGGAAGCCAAGAAGCAGTGCCTTACCCTCATCTCCGAACTGCGTGAACTCGGCGTCCACACCATCGGTGCGCTCGGCGAAGCCAGCCTCAAGAGCCAGATGCGATTGGCCGATAAGTTCGAGGCGCGCTACACCTTGCTCCTGGGCAAGATGGAAGTGAAGGAAGGCACCATCATTCTGCGCGACATGAAGGCCGGGAAGCAGAAGCAGATCAAGTACGGCCAGGCGATCCCGCAGGTGACCAAGCTCCTGGGCGAGACGAACCTGGACACATACGTCCTCAAGGACCAGATGGGGGACGTTGATGAAGACTGA
- a CDS encoding septal ring lytic transglycosylase RlpA family protein produces the protein MKKTACFLIGSILLFSSSAPAFAATSVTRRQGFLTLWQSLQRPVGTIHEDPYADVPEGAEGEREITYAKDRGLLEDEEAFHPDDPLRLQDALLWLFRTRSVEAEGKDIDETAEEDLPALLERYPITSLSESLVYVEEEELLDLMRDLDGMLRDEIHEVSLYSEKFHGKGTAFGETFDMNAFTAAHRTFPHNTLVKVTNADNGKSVLVRINDRGPYVKGRDMDLSLAAFLQLAPRSAGVLRNVTFQRLGDANLVGPCQNEPRYQSRITRNARLLPGIPHFFKLGSSLTLRGSDAFVLRHIGYPDGNGTDMQEWVLAGETYTFSPSVEGRYSFFLRDKNGKGREMVTNVIKCSE, from the coding sequence GTGAAGAAAACAGCATGCTTCCTCATCGGCTCCATCCTTCTGTTCTCGTCGTCCGCCCCCGCGTTTGCCGCAACATCGGTGACGCGGCGCCAGGGCTTCCTTACGCTGTGGCAGAGCCTGCAGCGCCCCGTGGGGACCATACACGAAGATCCGTACGCGGATGTGCCGGAGGGGGCGGAAGGGGAGCGGGAAATCACCTATGCCAAGGACAGGGGATTGCTGGAGGATGAGGAGGCGTTCCATCCCGATGATCCGTTGCGCTTGCAGGATGCCCTCCTGTGGCTCTTCCGCACGCGGAGCGTGGAAGCGGAAGGGAAGGACATCGATGAGACGGCAGAGGAAGACCTTCCCGCGCTCCTCGAGCGCTATCCCATCACGTCACTTTCGGAATCCCTAGTCTACGTGGAGGAAGAGGAGCTCCTGGACCTCATGCGCGACCTTGATGGGATGCTGCGCGACGAAATCCACGAGGTAAGCCTGTACTCGGAGAAGTTCCACGGGAAGGGCACGGCCTTCGGCGAGACGTTCGACATGAACGCGTTCACGGCGGCGCACCGCACGTTCCCCCACAACACGCTCGTGAAGGTGACGAACGCGGACAACGGCAAGAGCGTGCTCGTGCGCATCAACGACCGCGGGCCGTACGTGAAAGGCCGCGACATGGATTTGAGCCTCGCCGCGTTCCTCCAACTTGCGCCGCGCTCGGCGGGCGTGCTGCGCAACGTCACATTCCAGCGCCTGGGCGACGCAAACTTGGTCGGCCCGTGCCAGAACGAGCCGCGCTACCAGAGCCGCATCACGCGGAATGCGCGCCTCCTCCCCGGCATTCCCCACTTCTTCAAGCTCGGTTCCTCCCTCACGCTGCGGGGGAGCGATGCGTTCGTCCTGCGCCACATCGGCTATCCCGACGGCAACGGCACGGACATGCAGGAGTGGGTACTCGCCGGCGAAACCTACACCTTTTCACCCTCCGTGGAGGGGCGCTACAGCTTCTTTCTACGGGATAAGAACGGGAAGGGGAGGGAGATGGTGACGAATGTGATCAAATGCAGCGAATAA